A single Methanolobus sp. ZRKC5 DNA region contains:
- a CDS encoding pyridoxamine 5'-phosphate oxidase family protein has protein sequence MVKLTDEMKEEFAKMKIFPFATASKDGVPNVIPIGMCMLQEDSETVWIVDNYFLKTKENIMANPKGAIYVWGPEIKGCFQIKGDIGVIDSGEEYEAMRKIVKGIGERFPAKLLMKMTITEVFECKSGDDAGKKLI, from the coding sequence ATGGTAAAACTAACTGACGAGATGAAAGAAGAATTCGCAAAGATGAAGATATTCCCATTCGCAACAGCTTCAAAGGACGGCGTACCAAACGTTATTCCTATTGGCATGTGCATGCTCCAGGAAGATTCAGAGACTGTCTGGATTGTGGACAACTATTTCCTCAAGACAAAAGAGAACATCATGGCAAATCCAAAAGGTGCTATCTATGTGTGGGGACCGGAGATCAAAGGATGTTTCCAGATAAAAGGTGATATCGGAGTCATCGATAGCGGAGAGGAATATGAGGCAATGCGCAAGATCGTAAAAGGAATAGGTGAGCGTTTTCCTGCAAAGTTGCTCATGAAAATGACAATTACTGAAGTCTTTGAGTGTAAAAGCGGAGATGATGCCGGAAAGAAGTTAATTTAA
- the pdxT gene encoding pyridoxal 5'-phosphate synthase glutaminase subunit PdxT — protein MLIGVIAIQGDVSEHVEALERALMQRGKEAEIVSIKHMGTVPECDALILPGGESTTLGKLLIREGIADEIRDMKDAGKPIMGTCAGLILLATAGDEQVAKTHQHLLGLMDTKVNRNAFGRQRDSFEIELELPFLSSPYNAVFIRAPGIVKSGNDVKVLAKIDDMIVAAEQGNVLALAFHPELTLDTRVHQYFLDKLF, from the coding sequence ATGTTAATTGGTGTTATTGCTATTCAGGGAGATGTTTCTGAACACGTCGAGGCTCTTGAAAGAGCACTCATGCAGCGTGGTAAAGAAGCTGAAATCGTTAGCATTAAACACATGGGCACTGTTCCTGAATGTGATGCACTCATACTTCCAGGTGGAGAAAGCACGACCCTTGGAAAACTGCTGATACGAGAAGGTATCGCAGATGAGATACGAGATATGAAAGATGCCGGTAAACCCATAATGGGCACATGTGCAGGTCTCATCTTGCTTGCAACAGCAGGCGATGAACAAGTTGCAAAAACACATCAACATCTTCTTGGCCTCATGGATACAAAGGTCAACAGGAATGCTTTTGGAAGACAGCGCGATTCTTTTGAGATTGAGCTTGAACTTCCATTTCTGAGTTCACCTTATAATGCCGTTTTTATTAGAGCACCTGGAATTGTAAAATCAGGAAATGATGTTAAAGTCCTGGCAAAGATCGATGATATGATCGTTGCTGCCGAACAAGGAAACGTTCTGGCATTGGCATTCCATCCTGAACTTACACTTGATACGAGAGTTCACCAGTATTTCTTGGATAAACTATTCTAA
- the gyrA gene encoding DNA gyrase subunit A: protein MADNIDNENVQDNDSSNTSEDEIPFDIQLTDTGEKIVPILIEDEMKKSFMDYAMSVIVSRALPDARDGLKPVHRRILYAMKEAGITYDKAYKKSARVVGDVLGKYHPHGDTAVYDSLVRMVQEFSLRYPFIDGQGNFGSIDGDSAAAMRYTEVRMDKICDEMLLDIDKETISTRPNYDGSLQEPVVLPAKLPNLLINGSTGIAVGMATNMAPHNLTEVINATLMLIDDSEVTIPQLMTAVKGPDFPTAGIILGTQGIKSAYETGRGKVRIRAVAEIDEMKKDKYRIIVTELPYQVNKAKLIEDIASLVREKRVIGVTDLRDESDREGIRVVVELSRGTNANIVLNQLYKHTQMQTTFGIINLALVDNVPRELNLKEILKIYLEHRIDVIQRRTQFLLKKAEDRAHILKGLKIALDHLDEVISLIRSSKAVEDARAGLISRFGLDELQAKAILDMRLQKLTGLERQKIDDEYNELIKRIAELKNIIESDEKKYGMIREELEDLKERFGDERRTAIIASEEELENEDLIPVEDMVVTITNSGYIKRLPVDTYSQQHRGGKGVIGMDTKDEDFVVDIFVASTHDYIMFFTNRGRVHWRKVYEIPEGSRQARGKAIVNLLELGDGELVTAMIPVSEFKEDEYLFMATRMGTVKKSQLSDFSNPRKKGIIAISLLDDDELVNVALTDGFRDMVMVSRHGKAIRFAEDEVRVMGRSARGVRGMNLEAGDMVVSLDIVDESASLLTVTENGFGKRTEFGEYRSMHRGGRGVITIVTSLRNGPVINVKAVHEDDDIILTSSEGIIIRIPVKDVRVQGRNTQGVKIMNVRASDTVVGVARLKAEED from the coding sequence ATGGCAGATAATATTGATAATGAAAATGTTCAGGATAACGATTCATCAAATACATCCGAAGATGAGATTCCTTTTGACATCCAGCTTACGGATACAGGTGAAAAGATAGTCCCTATTCTCATTGAAGATGAAATGAAAAAGTCATTCATGGACTATGCGATGAGTGTAATCGTGAGTCGTGCATTACCTGATGCAAGGGACGGCCTGAAGCCTGTTCACCGCAGGATACTCTATGCAATGAAAGAGGCAGGCATCACTTATGACAAAGCCTACAAGAAGTCAGCCCGTGTAGTGGGAGACGTTCTTGGTAAGTACCACCCACATGGTGATACTGCGGTTTATGACTCTCTTGTCAGAATGGTTCAGGAATTCTCTTTGAGATATCCATTCATAGACGGACAGGGTAACTTCGGTTCAATTGATGGTGACTCCGCTGCAGCCATGCGTTACACTGAAGTTCGCATGGACAAGATATGCGATGAGATGCTTTTGGATATCGATAAAGAGACAATTTCCACACGCCCCAACTATGATGGTTCCCTTCAGGAACCCGTCGTACTTCCGGCAAAACTTCCAAATCTCCTCATCAATGGTTCCACAGGTATTGCTGTGGGTATGGCCACCAATATGGCACCTCACAATCTTACTGAGGTTATCAATGCAACTTTAATGCTTATTGATGATTCCGAAGTGACAATTCCTCAATTGATGACAGCGGTCAAAGGACCTGATTTCCCTACCGCCGGTATCATACTTGGCACTCAGGGAATAAAGTCAGCCTATGAAACTGGTCGTGGAAAAGTAAGGATCAGAGCTGTTGCTGAAATAGATGAGATGAAAAAGGACAAGTACCGTATAATTGTCACAGAACTCCCTTACCAGGTTAACAAGGCAAAACTCATTGAGGATATAGCGTCCCTCGTCAGGGAAAAGAGAGTCATTGGTGTAACAGACCTGCGTGATGAATCTGATCGTGAGGGAATACGTGTTGTTGTGGAACTGAGCCGTGGTACCAATGCAAACATAGTACTGAACCAGCTCTACAAGCACACCCAGATGCAGACAACCTTTGGTATAATCAATCTTGCACTTGTGGATAATGTGCCTCGGGAGCTTAACTTAAAAGAAATACTGAAAATATATCTGGAACACCGCATTGATGTTATCCAGAGGCGCACGCAGTTCCTACTGAAAAAAGCAGAAGACAGGGCCCATATACTGAAAGGCTTGAAGATTGCTCTGGACCACCTGGATGAGGTCATATCACTCATACGCTCTTCCAAAGCGGTGGAAGATGCAAGGGCAGGACTCATTTCCAGGTTTGGGCTTGATGAACTACAGGCAAAGGCTATTCTGGATATGCGCCTGCAGAAGCTCACTGGTCTTGAAAGGCAAAAGATTGATGATGAGTATAATGAACTTATCAAGCGCATTGCTGAATTGAAAAATATCATTGAAAGCGATGAAAAGAAATATGGTATGATCAGGGAAGAACTGGAAGATCTGAAGGAACGCTTTGGGGATGAACGCAGAACCGCTATCATAGCCTCTGAAGAGGAACTGGAAAATGAAGATCTGATTCCTGTAGAGGATATGGTAGTGACCATTACTAATAGCGGTTACATCAAGAGACTTCCTGTGGATACATATTCCCAACAGCACAGAGGCGGAAAAGGCGTGATCGGCATGGACACCAAAGATGAAGATTTCGTGGTTGACATCTTCGTTGCCTCAACGCATGATTATATCATGTTCTTCACAAATCGAGGACGTGTACACTGGCGTAAGGTGTATGAAATACCAGAGGGCAGCAGACAGGCTCGTGGTAAGGCCATTGTTAACCTGCTCGAACTTGGCGACGGTGAACTGGTAACAGCCATGATACCTGTAAGCGAGTTCAAAGAGGATGAATACCTCTTTATGGCTACGCGCATGGGTACGGTCAAGAAGAGCCAGTTATCCGATTTCAGCAATCCACGCAAAAAGGGTATAATTGCCATAAGCCTTCTTGATGATGATGAACTTGTAAATGTGGCCCTCACTGACGGTTTCAGAGATATGGTCATGGTTTCAAGACACGGAAAAGCAATACGATTCGCCGAGGATGAAGTACGTGTAATGGGTCGCAGTGCCAGAGGTGTCCGGGGAATGAACCTGGAAGCCGGTGATATGGTAGTTAGCCTTGATATTGTGGATGAAAGCGCTTCGCTTCTCACAGTAACCGAGAATGGTTTTGGTAAGAGAACGGAATTCGGAGAATACAGATCAATGCACAGGGGCGGCCGTGGTGTTATAACCATTGTTACAAGTCTGCGCAACGGACCGGTCATCAATGTCAAAGCAGTCCACGAAGATGACGACATAATTCTGACGAGTTCCGAAGGCATCATCATTCGCATTCCGGTGAAGGATGTTCGTGTCCAGGGAAGGAACACACAAGGAGTTAAGATAATGAATGTTCGAGCCAGCGACACAGTCGTTGGTGTAGCGAGATTAAAAGCTGAAGAAGACTAG
- the pdxS gene encoding pyridoxal 5'-phosphate synthase lyase subunit PdxS codes for MELEKLRHGTELIKRGFAKMQKGGVIMDVTNPEQAKIAEEAGAVAVMALQTVPADIRKEGGVARMADPQIVADIISTVTIPVMGKARIGHFVEAEILEALGVDMVDESEVLTPADNSYHIDKTQFTVPFVCGARNLGEALRRINEGAAMIRTKGEAGTGDVSEAVKHMKQILGEIRMLKGMSKEELIAVARDIEAPIELVIETAEMQRIPVVNFAAGGVATPADAALMMRMGADGVFVGSGIFKSESPELMAKAIVEAVNNYDNPEVLAKVSKGIGTGMKGISVDSIPDEDILQNRGW; via the coding sequence ATGGAACTTGAAAAATTAAGACACGGTACAGAGCTTATTAAACGCGGCTTTGCAAAGATGCAGAAAGGCGGTGTGATAATGGATGTCACAAACCCTGAGCAGGCAAAGATAGCAGAAGAGGCTGGAGCTGTTGCTGTTATGGCACTTCAGACTGTGCCTGCAGATATCAGAAAGGAAGGCGGAGTTGCCAGAATGGCAGATCCTCAGATAGTTGCAGACATAATTTCTACTGTAACTATTCCTGTTATGGGAAAGGCACGTATCGGTCACTTTGTAGAAGCTGAAATATTAGAGGCTCTTGGTGTCGACATGGTTGATGAGTCCGAAGTACTCACACCTGCTGACAATAGCTATCACATTGACAAGACCCAGTTCACTGTGCCATTTGTTTGTGGTGCAAGAAACCTTGGTGAGGCACTTCGCAGAATTAACGAAGGCGCTGCAATGATACGCACAAAGGGCGAAGCTGGAACTGGTGATGTTAGTGAAGCCGTAAAGCACATGAAGCAGATACTTGGTGAGATTCGCATGTTAAAAGGCATGAGCAAGGAAGAACTCATTGCTGTTGCTCGCGATATTGAAGCTCCAATAGAACTTGTGATAGAAACAGCAGAAATGCAGCGTATTCCTGTTGTCAACTTTGCAGCAGGCGGTGTTGCAACACCAGCAGATGCAGCCCTTATGATGCGCATGGGTGCAGATGGTGTGTTTGTAGGCTCTGGAATCTTCAAGTCAGAGAGTCCTGAACTCATGGCAAAGGCTATTGTTGAGGCTGTTAACAACTACGACAATCCTGAAGTGCTTGCAAAGGTATCAAAGGGTATCGGAACCGGCATGAAAGGTATCAGTGTTGATTCCATTCCTGATGAAGATATTTTACAGAACCGTGGATGGTAA
- a CDS encoding 4Fe-4S binding protein — protein MLKITPHLGILVIIVSIAGLWFPLLGYFLMLVFATLLVTSYFRGRWFCGNLCPRGSFNDFWVGKITRNKKIPAILRSFWIRVPLFLMMMGFMGYRLLSTQGLINQIGMVFVIMCLVTTTIALIAGTTVSPRTWCTFCPMGTVQNFIGGHKYQLKLDESKCISCKKCDKSCPMQLEVHNNSKKPDCIKCGRCITACPTKALSFEA, from the coding sequence GTGCTAAAAATTACTCCACATCTTGGAATACTTGTCATTATCGTATCAATCGCAGGACTATGGTTCCCACTGCTCGGATATTTCCTGATGCTTGTATTTGCAACACTACTTGTCACAAGCTACTTCAGAGGAAGATGGTTCTGCGGAAATCTCTGTCCCAGAGGAAGTTTTAACGATTTCTGGGTTGGCAAAATAACACGCAATAAAAAGATACCTGCAATTCTCAGAAGTTTCTGGATCAGGGTTCCATTATTCCTTATGATGATGGGATTCATGGGTTACAGACTGCTCAGCACACAGGGCCTTATCAATCAGATTGGCATGGTTTTCGTAATCATGTGCCTTGTTACAACAACTATTGCACTAATTGCCGGAACCACTGTCAGTCCACGTACCTGGTGTACATTCTGTCCAATGGGAACAGTCCAGAACTTCATCGGTGGTCACAAATACCAGTTGAAGCTCGATGAATCAAAGTGCATCAGCTGTAAGAAATGCGATAAGAGTTGCCCAATGCAGCTTGAAGTCCATAACAACAGTAAGAAACCGGACTGTATCAAGTGCGGAAGATGCATAACTGCATGTCCTACAAAGGCACTTTCATTTGAAGCCTGA
- a CDS encoding DUF2115 family protein produces the protein MNRSDLFTELQKKARYISNDDLSLARAAIMEAAENIPEPYKTIYSSDYFIFLYESFLRLKRHEQIQTEEEIDAMDYSSLLDSIKDKNVSPDKKREALTRLTSLVLAYLVFIVKEPLHPVGMLFPGGAKITQKELDCYCPVKDKQAETNISFCEFCICKDSSELG, from the coding sequence ATGAACAGATCAGACTTATTCACTGAACTCCAAAAAAAAGCCAGATACATCTCCAACGATGACCTGAGCCTTGCACGGGCTGCCATAATGGAAGCTGCAGAGAACATTCCTGAACCTTACAAGACGATCTATTCATCTGATTATTTCATTTTCCTTTACGAGAGTTTTCTCAGATTGAAAAGACATGAGCAGATTCAGACTGAAGAAGAAATTGATGCAATGGACTACAGTTCTCTTCTGGATAGCATAAAGGACAAAAACGTTTCTCCAGACAAAAAAAGAGAGGCTTTAACAAGACTCACCAGTCTTGTGCTTGCATATCTGGTCTTCATAGTGAAAGAGCCACTGCATCCTGTAGGAATGCTTTTCCCGGGAGGCGCGAAGATAACTCAGAAAGAACTGGATTGTTATTGTCCGGTCAAGGATAAGCAAGCAGAGACCAATATCTCATTCTGTGAGTTCTGTATCTGTAAGGACAGTTCTGAATTGGGATGA
- a CDS encoding zinc ribbon domain-containing protein gives MLVQKSSKALIILLLACSIFCLNAGSAFADDYEITLSEGEIAEIQDGYYLTVMDIDTYDETVRFVVSYYDTMVWDQYYSRGGYFSYQDDHLTLQFKIDDVYYDSFYGYDYVVLSDTYIYPDYTVTYDENADDQQLDYSTDYADSSYYSDTSAEDKLYEIFAILAVVIVAVLLMRKVSKKGKDKKALKKEKKKAAFSSSYGKEKSSKTAVNTEAGIVTTATSKRDPVVIKSALQYKGANILYKIKVENTSEEPMGDITISLFVPEVFCIKDNQKTIPMLQPREGKTATFLIRPTGECGNCILAGNIRYYDYIQKKHVQFDLSNKMVDIVCPVLKVKEVDEAEWRLNISSMMIAEEDTKDLVIPAENLFDMATRILKDMNMFMIVPEVTSTQQLFTGVARFYGEGVAGLKYAAYVEVVGKRKSRLIVKAWAEKEEALTGFYHKILEEIEKRTDIKLFVDDSVTQYNISNTTIQDSVIQRSNIGNGKRTCPQCGREVAGSEKFCINCGQKLD, from the coding sequence ATGTTGGTACAAAAATCTTCCAAAGCTCTGATTATACTGCTTCTTGCATGCAGCATCTTTTGCCTGAATGCTGGTTCTGCATTTGCAGACGACTATGAAATTACACTTTCTGAAGGTGAGATAGCAGAGATTCAGGATGGTTACTACCTGACTGTAATGGATATTGATACCTACGATGAAACTGTAAGATTTGTGGTGTCATATTATGACACTATGGTCTGGGACCAGTATTACTCGCGAGGGGGGTACTTTTCTTACCAGGATGACCATTTGACCCTTCAATTCAAAATTGATGATGTATATTATGATTCATTCTATGGTTATGATTACGTAGTTCTTTCAGATACCTACATCTATCCTGATTATACCGTTACTTACGATGAAAATGCAGATGACCAGCAGCTTGATTACTCAACTGACTATGCGGATTCTTCCTATTACTCCGATACTTCTGCAGAAGATAAATTATATGAAATATTTGCAATTCTTGCCGTAGTTATTGTGGCAGTTTTACTGATGCGTAAAGTATCAAAGAAAGGCAAAGATAAAAAAGCTCTCAAAAAGGAAAAAAAGAAAGCTGCGTTTTCCTCTTCATATGGGAAAGAGAAGAGTTCAAAAACAGCTGTAAATACTGAAGCTGGAATTGTGACGACAGCAACTTCAAAACGTGACCCTGTGGTAATCAAATCAGCTCTCCAGTACAAAGGCGCAAATATTCTTTACAAGATCAAGGTTGAAAACACTTCAGAAGAGCCGATGGGTGATATAACCATAAGTCTCTTTGTTCCCGAGGTCTTCTGCATCAAGGATAATCAGAAGACAATACCTATGCTTCAGCCAAGGGAGGGAAAAACTGCAACTTTTTTGATCAGGCCAACTGGTGAGTGCGGGAATTGTATATTGGCAGGAAATATTCGTTATTATGATTACATACAGAAAAAGCATGTTCAGTTCGATCTTAGTAACAAAATGGTGGATATAGTCTGCCCGGTGCTCAAGGTTAAAGAGGTCGATGAGGCTGAATGGAGACTAAATATCAGTTCTATGATGATTGCAGAAGAAGATACCAAGGATCTTGTAATTCCGGCTGAGAACCTTTTTGATATGGCCACACGCATCCTGAAAGATATGAACATGTTTATGATAGTACCTGAGGTAACGTCCACACAACAACTGTTCACCGGTGTGGCAAGGTTTTACGGCGAAGGTGTGGCTGGTTTGAAGTATGCTGCATATGTTGAAGTGGTGGGTAAACGTAAATCAAGGCTAATAGTAAAAGCATGGGCTGAAAAAGAAGAAGCGCTTACAGGTTTCTATCATAAGATACTTGAAGAGATTGAAAAAAGAACTGATATCAAACTTTTTGTTGATGATTCTGTAACCCAGTATAATATAAGCAACACCACAATACAGGACAGTGTTATTCAGCGCTCGAATATTGGTAACGGTAAAAGAACGTGTCCTCAGTGTGGACGGGAAGTTGCTGGCAGTGAAAAGTTCTGTATTAATTGTGGGCAGAAACTTGATTAA
- a CDS encoding SPFH domain-containing protein, translating into MAFKWKREADDVARVVPKKEVGGFFSKAVILSPNEKAAMVKNGVVDEIVDSGKLKVGGLLKPGNIGKDVDVVLMDTSSKDLQWTQSELWTRDNQKVACSGLLRFRVQDPKRFFQMLYAYTTPDKKGTRVLSVQDIYSRLEDEVLTLVLEPEVRQEDIEKLYGNRNLCLNIENELEMRVRSTLSMWGLEMLKYTVQWDLGSYGKVMQATNDFQTKEELAELDTLTTEGYSERRGREEVAEIRAGHATISTERDFQRNQKLGDAKSDIDIERLQHEADMREAREAIGLKEELKLAKARGMRAELEVEQDMKDRDHGRDMEYLKHITEAGGVDVAKTVSEGREYGRMSPEQLEALAKVKQSEAVAKEDKVSFMMEVEDRERADSYRRKELDASLMGAAQGKISSTVRKCPGCGSTLPSESSFCSQCGKKLTDI; encoded by the coding sequence ATGGCGTTCAAATGGAAAAGAGAAGCAGATGATGTTGCCAGGGTGGTTCCTAAAAAGGAAGTTGGAGGTTTTTTCAGTAAAGCAGTAATCCTCTCTCCGAATGAAAAGGCAGCCATGGTAAAGAATGGAGTTGTTGATGAGATTGTAGACAGCGGTAAATTGAAGGTTGGTGGCCTTTTAAAACCGGGCAATATTGGGAAAGATGTGGATGTTGTCCTGATGGACACCTCTTCAAAGGATTTGCAATGGACGCAATCCGAACTATGGACCAGGGATAATCAGAAGGTAGCTTGCAGTGGACTACTCAGGTTCAGGGTACAGGATCCAAAACGTTTCTTCCAGATGCTCTATGCTTATACAACACCTGATAAAAAGGGAACCCGAGTACTTTCCGTACAGGATATATATTCTCGCCTTGAGGATGAAGTGCTTACCCTTGTCCTTGAACCTGAGGTCAGGCAGGAAGACATAGAAAAACTGTATGGGAACAGGAACCTTTGCCTTAATATAGAGAACGAGCTTGAAATGAGGGTTCGGTCCACATTGTCTATGTGGGGGCTGGAAATGCTGAAATATACAGTCCAGTGGGACCTTGGTTCTTATGGAAAGGTTATGCAGGCGACCAATGATTTTCAGACAAAGGAAGAACTTGCTGAGCTTGATACTCTTACAACAGAGGGGTATTCTGAGCGCAGGGGAAGAGAAGAAGTAGCAGAAATACGTGCAGGTCATGCAACAATTTCAACAGAAAGGGATTTTCAACGCAATCAAAAGTTGGGGGATGCCAAGTCTGATATTGATATCGAAAGGTTGCAACATGAAGCAGACATGCGGGAAGCCAGGGAAGCCATTGGCCTTAAGGAAGAATTAAAACTTGCAAAGGCTCGAGGAATGCGGGCGGAGCTTGAAGTCGAACAGGACATGAAAGACCGTGATCATGGTCGTGATATGGAATACCTCAAACATATTACAGAAGCTGGTGGAGTCGATGTCGCCAAGACTGTGAGTGAGGGTCGTGAATACGGACGTATGTCGCCAGAGCAACTGGAAGCACTTGCAAAGGTCAAACAGAGTGAGGCTGTTGCAAAGGAGGACAAGGTTAGTTTTATGATGGAAGTTGAGGACAGGGAACGCGCTGATTCATATCGAAGAAAGGAGCTTGATGCTTCTCTGATGGGGGCAGCGCAGGGCAAGATATCATCAACCGTGAGAAAATGTCCAGGTTGTGGTTCAACACTTCCTTCCGAATCGAGCTTTTGTAGCCAGTGTGGTAAAAAACTTACTGATATTTGA
- the gyrB gene encoding DNA topoisomerase (ATP-hydrolyzing) subunit B, whose product MSEKQAYDASNIQVLEGLEAVRKRPSMYIGSIDGRGLHHLVYEVVDNSIDEALAGFCTQIDVSINHDGTITVQDNGRGIPVGIHPKYKKSALEVVMTVLHAGGKFDKDTYKVSGGLHGVGVSVVNALSEWMEVEVQRDGKVYYQRYERGKPVDDVLEIGKTSGTGTKATFMPDTKIFETVKFTYDTLVTRLRELAFLNRGLKISIANHRDEELVEEVFEYEGGIVSFVEHLNNNRNVLHDSPIYFERKKDDTIVEISMQYTDNYAEYVYSFVNNINTHEGGTHLVGFKSALTRVANDYIKKNNLAKGDLKLSGEDIREGLTAIISVKITEPQFEGQTKTKLGNSEVKGIVDSMVSEGLSEYMEEKPKVATTILQKALDAQRAREAAKKARELTRRKSALDVGTLPGKLADCSEKDPSLSELYLVEGDSAGGSAKQGRDRKYQAILPLRGKILNVEKSRLAKILKNNEIISFITAMGTSIGDDYTIEKARYHKVIIMTDADVDGAHIRTLILTLFFRYMRPMIDAGYVYIAQPPLYRVKKGKADYYVYSDRELAAKLEEIGEKNVTLQRYKGLGEMNPEQLWETTMNPDTRTLLQVTMEDAVAADEIFTVLMGDEVAPRKHFITTHAKDVANLDV is encoded by the coding sequence ATGAGTGAAAAACAGGCTTATGATGCAAGCAACATTCAGGTACTTGAAGGACTTGAAGCTGTTCGCAAACGACCGAGCATGTACATTGGAAGTATTGATGGCAGGGGCCTCCACCATCTTGTATATGAGGTAGTGGACAACAGTATTGATGAAGCACTTGCCGGATTCTGTACGCAGATAGACGTATCGATAAATCATGATGGAACTATCACCGTTCAGGACAATGGAAGAGGTATTCCCGTAGGAATACACCCCAAGTACAAGAAATCAGCACTTGAAGTCGTTATGACTGTTCTCCATGCAGGTGGTAAATTCGACAAGGATACTTACAAAGTATCTGGTGGTCTTCACGGAGTTGGTGTATCAGTTGTAAATGCACTCTCTGAATGGATGGAAGTCGAGGTCCAGCGTGATGGTAAAGTGTATTACCAGCGTTATGAACGTGGAAAGCCTGTAGATGACGTACTGGAGATCGGTAAGACCAGTGGCACAGGAACAAAAGCCACTTTCATGCCGGATACTAAAATATTTGAAACTGTCAAATTTACTTATGATACCCTGGTGACAAGACTGCGTGAACTTGCATTCCTCAACCGAGGTTTAAAGATAAGCATAGCAAATCACAGGGACGAAGAACTAGTCGAAGAAGTATTTGAGTACGAAGGCGGCATTGTTTCTTTTGTCGAACACCTGAACAATAACAGGAATGTGCTTCATGATTCCCCGATATACTTTGAGCGGAAAAAAGACGATACTATTGTTGAAATATCAATGCAGTACACGGATAACTATGCCGAGTATGTTTACTCTTTTGTTAATAACATAAATACCCACGAAGGTGGTACTCACCTTGTTGGTTTTAAATCAGCACTTACAAGGGTTGCTAACGATTATATCAAAAAGAACAACCTTGCTAAAGGTGACCTGAAACTCTCAGGCGAAGATATTCGTGAAGGATTGACCGCCATCATAAGTGTCAAAATAACAGAGCCACAATTCGAAGGACAGACCAAGACGAAGCTGGGTAACAGCGAGGTCAAAGGAATTGTGGACTCCATGGTTTCAGAGGGACTTTCAGAATATATGGAAGAAAAACCTAAAGTTGCCACTACTATACTGCAAAAAGCACTGGATGCACAACGTGCCAGGGAAGCTGCAAAGAAAGCAAGGGAACTCACACGAAGAAAGAGCGCCCTTGACGTAGGCACACTTCCTGGAAAACTTGCAGATTGTTCAGAAAAGGATCCATCACTCAGTGAACTTTATCTTGTGGAAGGAGACTCTGCAGGAGGTTCAGCTAAACAGGGGAGGGACCGGAAATATCAGGCAATTCTTCCACTAAGGGGTAAGATCCTCAACGTTGAGAAATCCCGTCTGGCAAAGATCCTCAAGAACAATGAGATCATCTCATTTATCACAGCCATGGGAACAAGTATTGGCGATGATTATACTATTGAGAAGGCACGTTATCACAAAGTCATCATTATGACTGATGCCGATGTTGATGGAGCACACATCAGAACACTCATACTTACATTATTTTTCAGATACATGAGACCAATGATAGATGCCGGTTATGTGTACATAGCGCAACCTCCGCTCTATCGTGTGAAGAAAGGCAAAGCCGACTACTATGTCTATTCCGACCGCGAGCTTGCAGCAAAGCTGGAGGAGATCGGTGAAAAGAATGTAACTCTCCAGCGTTACAAGGGTCTTGGAGAAATGAACCCTGAACAACTATGGGAAACGACAATGAACCCTGATACAAGGACACTGTTGCAGGTCACAATGGAAGATGCGGTTGCTGCAGATGAGATATTCACAGTCCTGATGGGAGATGAGGTAGCTCCACGTAAGCATTTTATCACGACACATGCAAAAGATGTCGCTAACCTGGATGTATGA